A genomic stretch from Desulfotignum balticum DSM 7044 includes:
- a CDS encoding phosphotransferase family protein: protein MPDTDRLEQIQQFLTDAGWVSPPFRVSFLAAGEYNANYRVDSNAGPCVLRINHGSQLGLGDDQIAYEFNVLKALADSGVTPKPLACHPHPDPLGGGALLMTFVPGTPLDYTRDLDTAARIFARVHTTCVPDGLIVQADPVNDIARESHGLLHRFADHPLKKEQAQILSYHDTLLSLARDTRPLFEAEPLCLVNTEVNSGNFLISPDRACLVDWEKAVVSCRYQDLGHFMVPTTTLWKTDILLTPADKKTFLQTYHQQACPDMLFNDLMEKSRVMEKTILLRALSWCFMAWYEYTHTNRPIRNPDTFAKIQQYLSDIPWILHSVT, encoded by the coding sequence ATGCCGGATACAGACAGACTGGAACAGATACAGCAGTTTCTCACTGATGCCGGCTGGGTGTCCCCGCCCTTTCGCGTCTCTTTTCTGGCGGCCGGGGAATACAATGCCAATTACCGGGTCGATTCTAATGCCGGCCCCTGTGTGCTGCGCATCAACCACGGCAGCCAGCTGGGCCTGGGAGATGATCAGATCGCCTATGAATTCAACGTATTGAAGGCGCTGGCCGATTCCGGGGTCACGCCGAAACCCCTGGCCTGTCACCCCCATCCGGACCCGCTGGGAGGCGGGGCCCTGCTCATGACCTTTGTGCCGGGAACCCCCTTGGATTACACCCGGGATCTGGACACGGCGGCCCGAATTTTTGCCAGAGTTCACACCACTTGTGTGCCGGACGGGCTGATTGTCCAGGCCGACCCCGTGAACGATATCGCCCGGGAAAGTCATGGCCTGCTCCACCGGTTTGCCGATCATCCCCTGAAAAAGGAACAGGCACAGATCCTGTCCTATCATGATACTCTCCTGTCCCTTGCCAGAGATACCCGGCCCCTGTTTGAAGCAGAACCCTTGTGCCTGGTGAATACTGAAGTGAACTCCGGCAATTTTCTCATCAGCCCGGACCGGGCCTGTCTGGTGGACTGGGAAAAGGCCGTGGTCTCCTGCCGGTACCAGGATCTGGGCCATTTCATGGTGCCCACCACCACGCTGTGGAAAACCGACATCCTTTTAACTCCGGCAGATAAAAAAACCTTTCTGCAAACCTATCACCAGCAGGCATGCCCGGACATGCTGTTTAACGACCTTATGGAAAAATCCCGTGTCATGGAAAAAACCATTCTGCTGCGGGCCCTGTCCTGGTGTTTCATGGCCTGGTATGAATATACACACACAAACCGGCCCATCCGGAACCCGGACACCTTTGCCAAAATTCAACAGTATCTGTCGGATATCCCATGGATATTACACTCCGTCACATAG
- a CDS encoding ABC transporter ATP-binding protein, producing MDITLRHIGKSYKHQPVLESIGFAVNARELVSIVGPSGAGKTTLLKIIAGLEIPDQGEVAFSEPVSKHHPVIIVFQDYVLFPAMTVRQNIGFGLKARHMEKKQIKNQVDRMLDYFKLAPQADQYPAQLSAGQKQRVAIARAMIVNPAVLLLDEPFANLDRNLKMETARFIRTTQQAFGIPTISVTHDLEEAFAMSDRIGVLLDGRVQQFDTPRQVYFHSATPAVARFLGPVNEIPPSLFPLFRVDEAVAGSLNGTPLPARPENLAIIADPEGFGRITEKTFAGHYTVYGVAAGSQTYTIYSQNDRFDRDQPVSLRYRPF from the coding sequence ATGGATATTACACTCCGTCACATAGGCAAATCCTATAAACACCAGCCCGTTCTGGAATCCATCGGCTTTGCCGTGAACGCCAGGGAGCTGGTTTCCATTGTGGGGCCGTCCGGGGCCGGCAAAACCACCCTGCTCAAAATTATCGCCGGACTGGAAATCCCGGACCAGGGAGAAGTGGCTTTTTCCGAACCCGTGAGCAAACACCATCCCGTGATCATTGTGTTTCAGGATTATGTCCTGTTTCCCGCCATGACGGTGCGACAGAATATCGGATTCGGGCTCAAGGCCCGGCACATGGAAAAAAAACAGATCAAAAACCAGGTGGACCGGATGCTGGATTATTTTAAACTGGCCCCCCAGGCAGACCAGTATCCGGCCCAGCTGTCCGCCGGCCAGAAACAGCGGGTGGCCATTGCACGGGCCATGATCGTGAACCCGGCCGTGCTCTTGCTGGATGAACCTTTTGCCAACCTGGACCGGAACCTGAAAATGGAGACGGCCCGGTTCATCCGCACCACCCAGCAGGCGTTCGGCATTCCCACCATCAGCGTCACCCATGACCTGGAAGAAGCCTTTGCCATGTCCGACCGCATCGGGGTTTTGCTGGACGGCCGGGTTCAACAGTTCGACACCCCCAGGCAGGTGTATTTCCACTCGGCTACCCCGGCTGTAGCCCGGTTTCTGGGTCCGGTGAACGAGATTCCCCCGTCGCTGTTCCCGTTGTTCCGGGTGGATGAGGCCGTGGCCGGCTCCCTGAACGGGACACCTCTTCCGGCCCGGCCCGAAAACCTGGCCATCATTGCAGACCCGGAGGGATTCGGCCGCATCACGGAAAAAACCTTTGCCGGCCACTACACCGTGTATGGGGTGGCCGCAGGCAGCCAGACTTACACCATATACAGCCAGAATGACCGGTTTGACAGGGATCAGCCCGTGTCCCTGCGGTACCGGCCGTTTTAA